A region from the Salvia splendens isolate huo1 chromosome 15, SspV2, whole genome shotgun sequence genome encodes:
- the LOC121766699 gene encoding uncharacterized protein LOC121766699 — protein sequence MQKPLQFDGLGEPSKAETWIRALERIFDFMECTDKERLACVTFQLTGPADFWWDTKLITMNRERREALTWEIFKEEIYNKYVPMSYRRAKVVEFHTLKQGNMTVTEYDRALCEMTRYAPELVDTDEKMAEKFRVGLKYEIRVAVASRRGLSYSEILSCALDVEEALPKEMTVANTTPVPLQQHNLRDKRKWDGDRTPYDNKRQQPIRNPPQYGGRQSAPYQRGDFRPRAPQCAKCFKSHFGECREKNNKCYTCGGNGHFSRECPSKIMGMGARQSNQGFHPQARALQAEPRGYLPAPQQQQQQRRQGLPTQARAYALKGKQPTNQQGNQEQGDLAEFTMGELKLVAHKLQVMSMGNVDIILGMDWLAENHVTIRCKEREISFQTPGKEPTIFYGISMNRRKSIMSILHATTMMRKGCPAYLVYLNGEEKKERNIEDVAIVKEFPDVFPNALPIPPPDRQLEFTIDLEPRSAPISKAPYRMAPKELEELKIQLQELLDLEEMMIVNPNLSYEEKPETILDRKVQQLRNKSIASVKVRWRNHGVEEATWELEDKMREKYPELFE from the exons ATGCAAAAACCCCTACAGTTTGATGGACTGGGAGAGCCGTCTAAGGCAGAGACCTGGATACGCGCCCTCGAGcgcatatttgattttatggagTGCACCGACAAGGAACGCCTCGCTTGTGTGACTTTTCAATTAACGGGGCCCGCAGATTTTTGGTGGGATACCAAGCTAATAACAATGAACCGTGAACGTCGTGAAGCGCTTACTTGGGAGATATTCAAGGAAGAGATATACAATAAGTACGTTCCCATGAGCTATAGGCGAGCAAAGGTAGTTGAATTCCATACTTTGAAGCAAGGGAATATGACGGTGACAGAGTACGACCGTGCACTGTGTGAAATGACTCGATATGCTCCCGAGTTGGTGGATACAGATGAGAAAATGGCAGAAAAGTTCCGTGTTGGTCTGAAGTACGAAATAAGGGTAGCAGTGGCAAGTCGCAGAGGACTTTCATATTCTGAGATTTTGTCTTGTGCATTAGATGTGGAAGAAGCGTTGCCTAAGGAGATGACAGTAGCAAATACTACACCAGTGCCACTTCAACAACATAATTTAAGagataagaggaaatgggatgGAGATAGGACTCCATATGATAACAAGAGGCAGCAACCCATCAGAAACCCACCGCAGTACGGAGGTAGGCAGAGTGCTCCCTATCAGAGGGGTGACTTCCGGCCTAGAGCCCCTCAGTGTGCTAAGTGCTTTAAGAGCCATTTTGGGGAGTGCAgagaaaaaaacaataaatgcTACACTTGTGGTGGAAATGGTCACTTCTCAAGAGAATGCCCGAGTAAGATTATGGGGATGGGAGCAAGACAGAGCAATCAAGGGTTCCATCCGCAAGCGCGGGCACTACAAGCCGAACCGAGGGGATACTTACCCGCACCACAACAACAACAGCAGCAACGTCGCCAAGGACTTCCCACTCAAGCAAGGGCATATGCTTTAAAAGGGAAACAACCTACGAACCAACAAGGGAATCAAGAGCAAGGagacttggcag AATTTACTATGGGAGAACTTAAGCTAGTTGCACATAAATTACAAGTTATGTCGATGGGGAATGTagatataattttgggaatggattggttggccGAGAATCATGTTACCATTCGCtgtaaagagagagagatctcTTTTCAAACTCCGGGAAAGGAACCGACTATATTTTATGGGATTTCTATGAATCGACGAAAGTCCATAATGTCTATACTTCATGCGACGActatgatgaggaagggatgccCAGCGTATCTCGTCTATCTAAatggagaagagaagaaagaaagaaacataGAGGATGTGGCAATAGTGAAAGAATTTCCAGACGTTTTTCCCAACGCCTTACCAATACCACCACCCGACAGACAGTTGGAGTTTACAATTGATTTGGAGCCAAGATCAGCCCCGATATCTAAGGCACCATATCGTATGGCGCCTAAGGAATTGGAAGAACTTAAGATACAACTACAGGAATTgctagacttgg aggaaatgatgATCGTGAATCCGAATTTGAGTTACGAAGAGAAGCCTGAAACCATTCTGGATAGGAAAGTGCAACAGTTGAGAAACAAGTCTATAGCCTCGGTGAAGGTTCGATGGAGGAATCACGGTGttgaggaagctacgtgggaattggaagacaagatgagagagaagtacCCAGAATTGTTTGAATGA
- the LOC121768902 gene encoding receptor protein kinase TMK1-like → MASSTLIFFTVFSFLVAAARSQSGDAAVMQDLKKSIYAPSQLGWTDPDPCKWKSVTCSRDNRVTKIQIRQQNLQGSLPPSLGKLTSLQTLEVQNNQLSGALPSLAGLNSLQTLSVNNNNFTSVPPDFFDGMTSLQEVSMDYNPFTSWKIPAGLKSASALQKFTATSANISGPFPDFFGAATFSSLTNLHLAFNNIEGPLPASLAGSSIQSLWLNGQMVGMNGSISVLQNMTQLTQIWLHRNDFSGPLPDFTGLIQLQDLSLRQNSFTGPVPDSLVGLATLATVNLTSNKLQGKTPKFGGAVKVDMSPGSNSFCLPDPGVECDSRVNALLDVARNFGYPATFADNWKGNDPCVSWKGITCSQKNITVVSFKGMALSGTISPSFAQLTSLQRLVLSNNNLTGTIPTELTTLPNLVELDLSNNQIYGKVPQFKTSVDVKTTGNVNIGKDGPPPPETDGKKNPDGSGSGSGKKSSTGVVVGSVVGGLCILAFAGALVFCLYRGKRKRSGRVQSPHTTVIHPRLSGSDDAVKITIAGSSANGGGGTGETYSHGSSGPSDIHIVEAGNMVISIQVLRNVTDNFCERNILGKGGFGTVYKGELHDGTKIAVKRMESGVISENGLEEFRSEIAVLTKVRHRHLVALLGYCLDGNERLLVFEYMPQGTLSRFLFSWKDEGLQPLEWMKRLTIALDVARGVEYLHGLAQQSFIHRDLKPSNILLGDDMRAKVADFGLVRLAPDGKASIATKLAGTFGYLAPEYAVTGRVSTKIDVFSFGVILMEIITGRKALDESFPDDRQHLVPWFRRMLINKDTFRKAIDQTIEVTEETLGSICTVGELAGHCSAREPYQRPDMGHVVNVLSSLAELWKPSEPADPDDMYGIDYDMTLPQVLKKWQALEGMSLIDGDATSSSYPGSNDNTQTSIPIRPSGFADSFTSADGR, encoded by the exons ATGGCGTCATCAACATTGATTTTTTTCACTGTCTTTTCGTTTCTAGTCGCCGCCGCCCGCTCTCAATCCGGCGACGCGGCGGTGATGCAGGATTTGAAGAAGAGCATCTACGCGCCGAGTCAACTCGGGTGGACCGACCCAGACCCTTGCAAGTGGAAGTCCGTCACCTGCTCCAGAGACAACCGCGTCACCAAGATCCAAATCAGGCAACAAAACCTCCAGggctccctccctccctccctcggCAAACTCACATCTCTCCAAACCTTGGAGGTCCAAAACAACCAGCTCTCCGGCGCCCTACCGAGTCTCGCCGGGTTGAACTCGCTGCAAACGCTCTCCGTCAACAACAACAACTTCACCTCCGTCCCTCCCGACTTCTTCGACGGTATGACCTCTCTGCAAGAGGTCTCCATGGATTACAATCCCTTCACCTCTTGGAAAATTCCGGCCGGCCTCAAGAGCGCCTCCGCTCTGCAAAAATTTACGGCCACCTCCGCGAATATCTCCGGACCTTTTCCCGATTTTTTCGGGGCAGCGACGTTTTCGAGCTTGACTAATCTGCACTTAGCGTTCAACAATATCGAGGGCCCGTTGCCGGCGTCGTTGGCTGGCTCCTCGATACAGAGCCTGTGGCTGAACGGCCAGATGGTTGGAATGAACGGCTCCATTTCTGTTCTGCAAAACATGACTCAGTTGACTCAAATCTGGCTGCACAGAAATGATTTCTCCGGCCCCTTGCCTGATTTCACTGGTTTGATTCAATTGCAGGATTTGTCGTTGAGGCAGAATAGCTTTACCGGCCCAGTGCCCGACTCTTTGGTTGGATTGGCGACCCTAGCGACAGTTAATTTGACGAGTAATAAGCTGCAAGGGAAAACCCCCAAATTTGGCGGCGCTGTGAAGGTTGATATGTCTCCCGGTAGCAACAGTTTCTGCTTGCCCGATCCCGGCGTAGAATGTGATTCCCGCGTTAATGCTTTGCTCGATGTGGCGAGGAATTTTGGGTATCCTGCTACATTTGCTGATAACTGGAAAGGAAATGATCCCTGTGTTTCGTGGAAAGGGATTACCTGCAGTCAAAAGAACATCACCGTGGTGAGTTTTAAAGGAATGGCTCTCTCTGGGACTATTTCCCCGAGCTTCGCCCAACTTACGTCGCTGCAGAGGCTGGTTCTGTCGAATAATAACTTGACAGGAACCATTCCGACTGAGCTCACCACATTGCCCAATCTCGTGGAGCTCGACCTTTCGAATAACCAGATTTATGGAAAGGTTCCCCAATTCAAGACTAGTGTGGATGTGAAGACTACTGGGAATGTCAACATTGGCAAGGATGGCCCACCACCTCCTGAGACTGATGGGAAAAAAAATCCAGACGGCAGTGGGTCAGGCAGTGGCAAGAAATCTTCGACTGGAGTTGTTGTAGGTTCGGTAGTTGGGGGGCTTTGCATTCTCGCCTTCGCTGGAGCTCTGGTCTTCTGTCTTTATAGAGGCAAGCGCAAGCGCAGTGGGAGGGTTCAGTCTCCTCACACGACAGTCATACATCCACGTCTCTCGGGCTCTGACGATGCTGTCAAGATCACCATTGCTGGTTCAAGTGCCAATGGTGGTGGTGGCACGGGTGAGACCTACAGCCATGGGAGCAGTGGCCCGAGTGACATCCACATTGTCGAGGCTGGTAATATGGTGATCTCTATTCAAGTTCTGAGAAACGTGACAGACAACTTCTGTGAGCGAAACATACTGGGGAAGGGTGGATTCGGGACTGTCTACAAGGGGGAGCTGCACGATGGGACTAAGATTGCAGTGAAGCGGATGGAGTCTGGTGTGATCAGTGAGAATGGGTTAGAGGAGTTTAGGTCTGAGATCGCTGTTCTTACAAAAGTGAGGCATAGGCATTTGGTTGCTCTGTTGGGGTATTGCTTGGATGGGAATGAGAGGCTGCTTGTTTTTGAGTACATGCCTCAGGGGACGCTTAGCAGGTTTCTGTTCAGCTGGAAAGATGAGGGTTTGCAGCCTCTGGAATGGATGAAGAGGCTGACTATTGCACTCGATGTTGCTAGAGGGGTCGAATACCTCCATGGTTTGGCTCAGCAGAGCTTTATTCACCGGGATCTTAAGCCGTCTAATATTCTTCTTGGAGATGATATGAGGGCTAAGGTAGCAGATTTTGGACTTGTTAGGCTTGCTCCTGATGGAAAAGCTTCAATTGCGACCAAACTGGCTGGAACATTTGGTTATCTTGCACCAGAGTATGCAG TGACGGGGCGAGTGAGTACTAAGATCGATGTGTTCAGCTTTGGGGTGATTCTAATGGAGATAATCACTGGAAGGAAAGCTTTAGACGAGTCATTCCCAGACGACAGACAGCATCTGGTCCCGTGGTTCAGGCGCATGCTGATCAACAAGGACACATTCCGCAAAGCCATTGATCAAACGATTGAAGTGACTGAGGAGACTTTGGGTAGCATCTGCACTGTGGGAGAACTGGCTGGGCACTGCTCTGCTAGGGAGCCCTATCAGAGGCCCGACATGGGACACGTGGTGAATGTGCTTTCCTCTCTAGCGGAGCTGTGGAAGCCATCTGAGCCTGCTGATCCAGACGACATGTATGGCATTGATTACGACATGACCTTGCCTCAGGTGCTCAAGAAGTGGCAGGCGCTCGAGGGAATGAGCTTAATCGATGGGGATGCGACCTCGTCGTCTTACCCTGGGAGCAACGACAACACTCAGACCAGTATACCCATCCGCCCCTCTGGCTTTGCGGATTCCTTCACATCGGCTGACGGCCGATGA
- the LOC121769395 gene encoding RNA demethylase ALKBH10B-like, which translates to MAMQSGAMVVPDKIPVQWYNHQQQPPHYQVDEREGCLMWLRGEFAAANAIIDALCHHLMAVGEPGEYDGVIGSVQQRRCNWNPILHMQQYYSVADVVYALQQVGWRRQQKVVGFEGGARMGGGGNEFRRGGRGQRGGLEVQNFGGEMNKKDLNNGYCKSNLKMIEKLDEGDKTKVEKEEDSEVTGLDEKSEENGTATTQRSTQEAVAHADAEAEDRGSCNMDASGLVEKSNLEVSPKSFVASEICDGISVNIAEGLKLYEDLFDDSEILKLNNVVNDLRAAGKRGQLQGQTFVALKRPMKGHGREMIQLGVPIADAPPEDEVASGTSRDPKIEPIPVALQDVVERLLNKNVVSTKPDSAIIDIFNEGDHSQPNIWPQWFGRPVCVISLTVCEMSFGKAMPVDNPGSYRCALKLSLSPGSTIVMQGRSADVARHAIPSLQRQRMLVTLVKSQSKKTIGGDAHHFLPPTTTWAPPPSRPPSHIRPGAANYFGPVTPAGVSPARQQLPPPNGIQVQPMFVSAPVAPGIAYPAPVALPPTSAGWPAAPPRHPQPRLPVPGTGVFLPSQGSSKSSNQTAATENNSMETLGSAGKSNGSRSSPKVDGEATKQECNGGSDESKEEEQECSGGAV; encoded by the exons atGGCAATGCAATCGGGGGCTATGGTGGTGCCTGATAAAATTCCGGTGCAATGGTACAACCACCAGCAACAGCCGCCGCATTATCAGGTGGATGAGAGGGAGGGATGTTTGATGTGGCTGAGAGGTGAATTTGCAGCTGCCAACGCGATAATCGACGCGCTGTGCCACCATTTGATGGCGGTGGGTGAGCCTGGGGAATATGACGGTGTGATAGGGTCCGTTCAGCAGAGGAGGTGTAATTGGAATCCAATTTTGCATATGCAGCAGTACTACTCGGTGGCGGATGTTGTTTATGCGCTGCAGCAGGTTGGTTGGAGGAGGCAGCAGAAGGTGGTGGGGTTTGAGGGGGGTGCGAGGATGGGTGGAGGAGGGAATGAGTTTAGGAGAGGAGGCAGGGGACAGAGAGGGGGACTTGAGGTGCAGAATTTTGGTGGAGAGATGAACAAGAAGGATCTCAACAATGGCTACTGTAAAAGCAATCTGAAAATGATTGAGAAACTGGATGAAGGGGACAAGACAaaggtggagaaggaggaggattcAGAAG TGACGGGACTCGATGAAAAATCTGAAGAAAATGGTACAGCAACAACACAGAGAAGTACACAAGAAGCTGTTGCTCATGCAGATGCTGAGGCGGAGGACAGGG GGTCTTGCAATATGGATGCATCTGGATTAGTCGAGAAATCGAACCTTGAAGTTTCTCCAAAATCTTTTGTTGCTTCTGAGATATGTGATGGAATATCA GTAAATATAGCTGAAGGACTGAAGCTCTATGAAGATTTATTTGATGATTCAGAAATTTTAAAGCTAAATAATGTGGTAAACGATTTGAGAGCTGCTGGTAAGCGAGGGCAGCTGCAAG GTCAAACTTTTGTTGCTTTAAAGAGACCCATGAAGGGACATGGAAGAGAGATGATTCAATTGGGTGTCCCCATTGCAGATGCACCTCCTGAAGACGAAGTTGCTTCAGGAACTTCTAGAG ATCCAAAAATTGAGCCCATCCCGGTGGCGCTGCAAGATGTTGTTGAACGGTTACTTAATAAAAATGTTGTTAGCACCAAACCGGACTCAGCCATCATTGATATCTTTAATGAG GGTGATCACTCACAGCCTAATATCTGGCCACAATGGTTTGGAAGGCCTGTGTGTGTAATATCCTTGACAGTGTGTGAGATGTCCTTTGGTAAGGCAATGCCAGTGGATAATCCAGGAAGCTATCGCTGTGCTTTGAAACTCTCTCTTTCACCAGG ATCAACTATCGTAATGCAAGGGAGATCTGCAGATGTTGCCAGGCATGCGATACCGTCCCTGCAGAGACAGCGAATGCTTGTTACATTGGTGAAGTCGCAATCTAAGAAAACCATTGGCGGTGATGCTCACCATTTTCTACCACCTACCACCACTTGGGCTCCACCCCCTAGCAGGCCACCAAGTCATATTCGCCCCGGTGCTGCAAATTATTTTGGCCCTGTAACACCCGCTGGTGTATCACCTGCTCGTCAGCAGCTACCCCCACCGAACGGAATCCAGGTCCAACCAATGTTTGTATCTGCCCCTGTAGCACCAGGCATAGCATATCCGGCACCAGTTGCTCTTCCTCCTACATCTGCTGGATGGCCTGCAGCTCCTCCACGCCATCCTCAGCCTCGCCTGCCAGTCCCCGGCACAGGAGTTTTCCTTCCATCACAGGGCTCCAGTAAATCATCAAATCAGACCGCAGCAACTGAAAACAATAGCATGGAGACTTTAGGCAGTGCAGGGAAATCAAATGGTTCTCGCTCCTCCCCAAAAGTTGACGGTGAAGCCACAAAACAGGAGTGCAATGGCGGTAGTGACGAATCGAAGGAAGAAGAGCAGGAATGCTCAGGTGGGGCAGTTTAG